A genome region from Polypterus senegalus isolate Bchr_013 chromosome 7, ASM1683550v1, whole genome shotgun sequence includes the following:
- the LOC120532187 gene encoding fascin-like, translating into MSTWGIRSLIQSQFGLINYSKKYLTAETFGFKINASATNMKKKQIWTLEKDSNDSNVVFLKSHLGRYLATDEYGNVTGNNASPYFNCRFIIVAHDDGCWSLQSEPYKRYLGGTEENVTCFAHTITAGEKWSVHIAMHPQVNIYSFTRKRYAHLNFKQNEIAIDRDVPWGVDSLITLVFRDQRYNIQTSDNRFLKNDGTLAMKPDKNTGFTLEFCSGKVAFRDCNGKYLTPSGPRGTMKSGRNTKAGKDELFLLEQSYAQVVLTASNEKNVSTRQGLDLSANQDVEGDQETFQMEINKETKKCAFRNCNGKYWTLTANGGLQCTASEKNAECYFDIEWHGKKITLKAVNGKYVAAKKNGQLVATIDIAGKSEEFLMKLINRPLIVLRGEQGFIGCRKITGTIDSNRSFYDVFQLEFHNGAYSFKDSTGKYWMIGSESNVVSSSDYPVEFLLEFCDFDKLAIKINGKYLKGDQTGVLKASAGSIDSSALWEF; encoded by the coding sequence CAGATCTTTGATTCAGAGTCAATTTGGGCTCATTAACTATAGCAAAAAATATCTTACAGCTGAGACATTTGGATTTAAAATCAATGCTTCTGCAACCAACATGAAGAAGAAACAGATCTGGACCTTGGAAAAAGATTCTAATGactcaaatgttgtttttttgaaaagtcaTTTAGGAAGGTACTTGGCAACAGATGAATATGGAAATGTGACAGGGAACAATGCGAGTCCTTATTTCAATTGTAGGTTTATTATTGTCGCTCATGATGATGGTTGCTGGTCTCTACAGTCCGAACCTTACAAACGCTATTTAGGGGGTACTGAAGAGAATGTTACATGCTTTGCTCACACAATTACAGCAGGGGAAAAGTGGAGTGTCCACATTGCTATGCACCCTCAGgttaatatttacagtttcacCCGCAAAAGATATGCTCATCTCAATTTCAAGCAGAATGAGATTGCCATAGACAGAGATGTGCCCTGGGGGGTGGATTCTTTGATTACATTAGTTTTTCGGGACCAGAGATACAATATCCAGACTTCAGACAATCGGTTCCTGAAGAATGATGGAACACTGGCTATGAAGCCCGATAAGAACACTGGTTTCACTCTTGAATTCTGCTCAGGCAAAGTGGCATTTAGGGACTGCAATGGTAAATACTTGACTCCTTCTGGACCAAGAGGCACCATGAAATCTGGTAGGAATACCAAAGCTGGAAAAGATGAGCTATTTCTCTTGGAGCAGAGCTATGCACAAGTAGTGCTTACTGCTAGTAATGAGAAGAATGTTTCTACAAGGCAAGGATTGGATCTTTCTGCTAACCAGGATGTGGAAGGAGATCAAGAAACCTTCCAAATGGAGATTAACAAGGAGACAAAAAAATGTGCTTTCCGAAATTGCAACGGGAAGTACTGGACTCTGACTGCTAATGGAGGTTTGCAGTGTACTGCATCTGAAAAGAATGCAGAGTGCTACTTTGACATAGAGTGGCacggaaaaaaaatcactttaaaagCTGTCAATGGAAAATATGTGGCAGCTAAAAAAAATGGACAATTAGTGGCAACAATTGACATTGCAGGAAAGAGTGAAGAGTTTCTGATGAAACTAATTAACAGACCACTCATTGTGCTGCGTGGAGAGCAAGGCTTCATTGGCTGCAGGAAAATAACAGGAACGATTGATTCAAACCGTTCCTTCTACGATGTTTTTCAGCTGGAATTCCATAATGGAGCCTATAGTTTTAAAGATTCAACTGGAAAGTACTGGATGATTGGCTCTGAATCTAATGTGGTCAGCAGCAGTGACTACCCAGTGGAGTTCCTTTTGGAGTTTTGTGACTTTGATAAATTAGCAATCAAAATAAATGGAAAGTATCTCAAGGGTGATCAAACAGGGGTGCTTAAGGCTTCAGCAGGCTCTATTGACAGTTCAGCTCTCTGGGAATTTTAA